From a single Paenibacillus sp. FSL R5-0345 genomic region:
- a CDS encoding MBL fold metallo-hydrolase has protein sequence MGISFTVLSSGSTGNVTVVRNGDTTLMIDAGLSAKRIDELLAMRELTGNDIDGILVTHEHSDHIKGLGAMARKYDLPIYANTNTWGAIEKGIGKIPDYNRIIMESGQHRDFGSLRVESFAISHDAAEPVGYNFYDGKEKLCVATDLGYVSDKVRDAISDADVLVLEANHDIEMLRMGRYPWNTKRRILGDMGHLSNEAAGAALSEILTGRTKRTYLAHLSRDHNMMDLAKMSVRCAMEDRGCFFKDSEFKLCDTYYDQPTPWDKLSQLS, from the coding sequence ATGGGGATTTCATTTACAGTATTGTCCAGTGGTTCTACCGGAAATGTTACGGTGGTACGGAACGGGGATACAACACTTATGATTGACGCAGGTCTGAGTGCCAAGCGGATCGATGAGCTGTTAGCCATGCGCGAGTTAACGGGTAATGATATAGACGGGATTCTAGTTACGCACGAGCATTCCGATCATATCAAGGGACTCGGGGCAATGGCCCGTAAATACGATCTTCCGATTTATGCAAACACCAATACCTGGGGTGCTATAGAGAAAGGCATTGGCAAAATACCGGACTATAACCGAATCATTATGGAGTCGGGGCAGCATAGGGATTTTGGCAGTCTGCGAGTAGAGTCGTTTGCGATTTCTCATGATGCGGCGGAACCGGTGGGTTACAATTTTTATGATGGAAAAGAGAAGCTGTGTGTAGCTACGGACCTTGGGTATGTTAGCGACAAGGTAAGAGATGCGATTTCAGATGCAGACGTATTGGTGCTGGAAGCGAATCATGATATTGAAATGCTGAGGATGGGACGTTATCCGTGGAATACGAAACGACGTATACTTGGCGATATGGGTCACCTGTCTAATGAAGCAGCTGGAGCAGCACTTAGTGAGATTCTCACAGGACGGACCAAGCGTACCTATTTAGCGCATTTAAGCCGGGATCATAATATGATGGATTTGGCTAAAATGTCGGTACGTTGCGCAATGGAGGATCGGGGTTGTTTCTTCAAGGATAGTGAGTTTAAGCTTTGTGATACGTATTATGATCAGCCTACGCCATGGGATAAGTTGAGCCAGTTGTCATAA
- the yycI gene encoding two-component system regulatory protein YycI, with translation MDWGRAKNVLICAFLGLNLLLCYQLWIDLRDQVSANLDFTSLSEETQAVMEQKGIRVLCPIPASTPQLPNITYRYSAEEQNEPPIKLDVPIDSKLIYSSFSDLSKALESQIPDIANYRFDSQESEVGKFVLHPLVQNQWSLFRVRLELINSDQKIVAYRSPKIEIGASSSDKEQKVLPASQALSSLIEKYFPADSVVKEIELGYYGELFNSESQVASPMWRFMLENGNAYYVDAISADIISPKTTD, from the coding sequence ATGGATTGGGGAAGAGCCAAAAATGTACTAATTTGCGCCTTTTTAGGTCTGAATCTGCTGCTTTGTTATCAGCTGTGGATTGATTTGCGCGATCAGGTTAGTGCCAATCTCGATTTCACTTCCCTATCTGAAGAAACCCAAGCGGTGATGGAGCAAAAAGGGATTCGTGTGTTGTGTCCGATTCCTGCGTCTACCCCGCAGCTTCCTAATATAACTTATCGATATTCTGCTGAAGAGCAGAATGAGCCACCTATTAAATTAGATGTTCCTATAGATAGTAAGCTGATCTATTCTTCATTCTCTGACCTTAGCAAGGCGCTTGAGAGTCAAATTCCCGACATCGCCAATTATCGCTTCGATTCACAAGAAAGTGAAGTTGGGAAATTTGTTCTTCACCCGCTAGTTCAGAATCAGTGGTCGTTATTCCGAGTTAGACTAGAGTTGATTAATAGTGATCAGAAGATTGTAGCTTACCGCTCGCCGAAGATTGAGATTGGGGCAAGCAGTAGTGATAAGGAACAGAAGGTACTGCCGGCATCACAAGCGCTTAGTAGTTTGATTGAAAAATATTTTCCGGCAGACTCTGTAGTGAAGGAGATTGAACTTGGTTATTATGGTGAGCTGTTCAACTCCGAAAGTCAGGTAGCGTCGCCGATGTGGCGGTTCATGCTGGAGAACGGCAATGCCTATTATGTGGATGCTATTAGTGCGGACATCATCAGTCCGAAGACAACAGATTAG
- a CDS encoding YycH family regulatory protein has protein sequence MKERLKSWILALLVVGSLVESYYLIYRLPGADSAVLSENLYVKTDNMGPEEKVENLLYPDKMIIHMGDNKHTLFYPDSTFYSLIMNRLKGRGFESFQRHSVQDYDWDKIRSENPGIELSFGSGIPVTLLQRVMQLSPDSLFEGESIDRIWIYNIKNDSKAHAIFFSTRGDIIYEAAKADLTVQDVQQHVDFGKNWTPYKAVDGDYYVPDSKISLVQVEMPSGMYTIEQMQSNLFFDVGSTRYIREKNGSEIYTDSKRSLQVDKERNWMSYSDPAALPAGDSTPAKDALEAVEFVNQHGGWNGTYRLEATEEGRQERKVSFQQYYGSYPYGSYPIMSNSQLQYGVINLELQQGTVSSYERSLIYIEESKAVKKIVELSGGAELENQLSLVSKTSGVKDLTPAYVPVVKDEKLQLLPVWKVTLIDGSVLTLN, from the coding sequence ATGAAGGAGAGATTGAAATCATGGATTCTAGCTTTGCTCGTGGTGGGAAGTCTTGTTGAGAGTTATTATTTGATTTACCGGCTGCCTGGTGCAGACTCTGCGGTACTCTCCGAGAATCTATATGTGAAGACGGATAATATGGGACCAGAAGAAAAGGTCGAGAACCTATTGTACCCTGACAAAATGATCATCCATATGGGCGATAACAAGCATACGCTTTTTTATCCAGACTCAACGTTCTATAGCTTAATTATGAATCGGTTAAAAGGTCGTGGATTTGAAAGCTTCCAGCGGCACTCGGTACAGGATTATGACTGGGATAAGATTCGTAGTGAGAATCCGGGGATTGAGCTTTCGTTCGGATCCGGCATTCCGGTAACGTTACTACAGCGGGTTATGCAGTTGTCACCTGATTCCCTGTTTGAAGGAGAAAGCATCGATCGCATTTGGATCTATAACATTAAGAATGACTCTAAAGCGCATGCCATTTTCTTCAGTACGAGAGGCGACATTATATATGAAGCGGCAAAAGCCGATTTAACCGTTCAAGACGTGCAGCAGCATGTGGATTTCGGCAAAAACTGGACGCCTTACAAGGCAGTAGACGGTGATTATTATGTGCCAGACAGCAAGATTTCTCTAGTTCAGGTTGAGATGCCTTCAGGCATGTATACCATAGAACAAATGCAGAGTAATCTTTTCTTCGATGTTGGAAGTACTAGATATATTCGCGAGAAAAACGGATCGGAGATTTATACGGACAGCAAACGCAGTCTTCAGGTCGATAAGGAACGGAATTGGATGAGCTATAGTGATCCAGCCGCACTTCCAGCTGGAGACAGTACACCTGCCAAGGATGCGCTTGAAGCTGTGGAATTTGTGAACCAGCATGGTGGATGGAACGGAACCTATCGTCTTGAAGCTACCGAGGAGGGGAGACAGGAGAGAAAGGTCTCTTTTCAACAATACTATGGCTCCTACCCATATGGCTCCTATCCGATCATGAGTAATTCGCAGCTACAGTATGGCGTAATTAATCTGGAATTGCAGCAGGGAACCGTATCCTCTTATGAACGCTCATTAATCTATATTGAGGAGAGTAAAGCAGTGAAGAAAATCGTAGAGCTATCTGGAGGCGCGGAGCTGGAGAATCAATTGTCGTTAGTCAGCAAAACTTCGGGAGTGAAGGATTTGACGCCTGCGTATGTACCTGTAGTGAAAGATGAGAAGCTGCAACTGCTCCCAGTCTGGAAGGTAACGCTTATTGATGGCAGTGTTCTTACTTTAAACTAA